One stretch of Williamwhitmania taraxaci DNA includes these proteins:
- a CDS encoding electron transfer flavoprotein subunit alpha/FixB family protein, which yields MNNIFVYCEIEDGKVADVSLELLTKGRSLATQLGCKLEALAIGFKLDGIEKELFPYGVDVVHIADDKRLAPFTTLPHCAIIVGVFEQEKPQIAIFGATSVGRDLGPRVSSALHSGLTADCTSLEIGSHTDNKTNTVYENLLYQIRPAFGGNIIATIINPDHRPQMATVREGVMKKEIFSTSHKGEVKKIDVAKLVKSEDFIVRIIERHIEERKIDLKGAPIIIGGGYGVGSADNFKLLFELAEVLGGEVGASRAAVDAGYVEHARQVGQTGITVRPKLYIACGISGQIQHTAGMDQSAMIISINNDPNAPINQIADYCIIGDVSEVIPRMIKFYKKNSK from the coding sequence GTGAACAACATATTTGTTTATTGCGAAATTGAGGACGGAAAGGTCGCCGACGTAAGTCTTGAGCTACTTACCAAAGGCCGTTCTCTCGCCACTCAACTTGGATGTAAGTTGGAGGCACTTGCCATTGGCTTCAAACTCGATGGTATTGAAAAAGAACTCTTCCCTTATGGGGTGGACGTAGTTCATATTGCCGATGATAAACGGTTGGCTCCCTTCACTACGCTGCCTCATTGCGCTATTATAGTAGGTGTGTTTGAGCAAGAAAAACCTCAAATCGCCATCTTTGGAGCAACTTCGGTTGGCCGGGACTTAGGTCCACGCGTCTCCTCTGCACTGCATAGCGGCCTCACCGCCGATTGCACCAGCCTGGAGATTGGCAGCCATACCGATAATAAGACCAATACGGTTTACGAAAACCTTCTCTATCAAATTCGTCCAGCCTTTGGCGGTAATATCATTGCTACCATCATAAACCCCGATCATCGTCCACAAATGGCCACGGTGCGTGAAGGTGTAATGAAAAAGGAGATTTTTTCCACTAGCCATAAAGGGGAAGTAAAGAAGATTGATGTTGCGAAGTTGGTGAAATCCGAAGATTTCATTGTTCGAATCATCGAACGACATATCGAAGAGCGTAAGATTGACCTCAAGGGGGCTCCCATTATTATTGGTGGCGGTTATGGTGTTGGCTCTGCCGACAACTTTAAGCTTCTTTTCGAATTGGCAGAAGTTTTGGGTGGCGAAGTTGGTGCCTCCCGTGCAGCTGTTGATGCCGGATATGTTGAGCACGCTCGGCAGGTTGGTCAAACCGGAATTACGGTTCGCCCAAAACTCTACATTGCATGCGGTATCTCAGGCCAAATCCAGCATACCGCTGGTATGGACCAATCGGCTATGATCATCTCCATCAATAATGATCCTAATGCGCCAATTAACCAAATTGCCGATTATTGCATCATTGGCGATGTGTCCGAGGTAATCCCACGTATGATTAAGTTCTACAAGAAGAACTCTAAGTAG
- a CDS encoding Rossmann-like and DUF2520 domain-containing protein produces the protein MSNIQGKSVVFIGAGGLAWSLSVALHAAGIRVIQIVSPNILNGQALAKKMGATHATSFKDIAHADFYFLALPDRVIESVAKSISFPPNAFVIHSSGSVYLNSLSALFPNAGVLYPLQTFTRGRVVSLDNVPIFVEAATEQSLSIITTLASTITTNVIAINSEQRRNIHLAGVIANNFTNYLLELGDEWMEANGFSLHLLQPLMAETVKKAFEVSPSLSQTGPASRLDTSVVETHLKMLANLPELQKLYGVFSDSIIAKTKLRNYNDTKK, from the coding sequence ATGTCGAATATCCAAGGAAAATCAGTTGTCTTTATTGGAGCAGGGGGGCTTGCTTGGAGTTTGAGCGTTGCTCTTCATGCTGCTGGCATTCGTGTTATCCAAATTGTTAGCCCAAACATCCTCAACGGCCAAGCCTTGGCCAAAAAAATGGGTGCAACCCATGCAACCTCATTTAAGGATATAGCGCATGCCGACTTTTACTTTCTTGCGCTTCCCGACCGGGTGATTGAATCGGTAGCGAAATCTATTTCGTTTCCGCCCAACGCTTTTGTAATACACTCATCAGGGAGTGTTTACCTTAATTCCCTCTCAGCACTCTTTCCTAATGCGGGTGTTCTGTATCCGTTGCAAACTTTTACTCGAGGAAGGGTTGTCTCCTTGGACAATGTTCCCATTTTTGTGGAGGCTGCTACCGAGCAATCCCTATCTATCATTACTACTCTAGCATCTACTATCACTACCAATGTGATTGCGATTAATTCTGAGCAACGCCGAAATATTCATCTAGCTGGCGTTATAGCCAATAATTTCACTAATTATCTCTTGGAATTAGGGGACGAATGGATGGAGGCCAATGGGTTTTCGTTACATTTGCTCCAACCATTGATGGCCGAAACCGTAAAAAAAGCGTTTGAAGTTTCGCCAAGTTTATCCCAAACTGGACCTGCCAGTAGACTCGATACTTCTGTGGTTGAAACGCATTTGAAAATGCTTGCAAATTTGCCAGAACTACAGAAACTATATGGTGTGTTTTCCGATAGTATAATAGCGAAGACCAAACTCCGAAATTATAACGATACCAAGAAATAA
- a CDS encoding acyl-CoA dehydrogenase family protein: MENFYIDNKDIKFHLDHPLMKKIVALKEKNFVDKDTYDYAPIDFEDAVDSYDKVLEIIGEISGSIIAPNAESVDAEGPEVINDHVKYARGTSENHKALVEAGLYGISLPRKYNGLNFPMVVYVMAGELVSRADAGFANIWGLQDCAETLHEFATEEQKMHYLPQTADGKTYAMDLTEPDAGSDLQKVMLKAHYDEKRGTWLLNGVKRFITNGDADISLVLARSEEGTTDARGLSLFVYDKSHNTMKVRRIEHKLGIIGSPTCELVFTNAPAELIGDRKMGLIKYVMSLMNGARLGVGGQSVGLSEAAYREAVKYANERTQFGKPIIKFPAVYEMLTDMRVKLHGSRSLLYETSRFVDIYKAYMHVASERKLEKEERDEMKEYQKLADAYTPLLKMLTSEYSNQIAYDSLQIHGGAGFMKDFPIERIYRDARITTIYEGTSQLQVVAAIKGVTTGVYLSQMKAYAQTEIAPDREHLRRTLVEMTEEYAQTSARVIEVNDAEYLDFHARRLVEMAGNIILGFLLLLDSTREELFLNSAEIFVRKGEGQNRDKAVYIKNFELKDIGHFKMTE, translated from the coding sequence ATGGAAAATTTCTATATCGACAATAAGGACATTAAGTTCCATCTCGACCACCCACTAATGAAAAAAATTGTGGCGTTGAAGGAGAAAAACTTCGTGGACAAGGATACCTATGACTATGCGCCAATCGATTTTGAGGATGCGGTAGACAGCTACGATAAGGTGCTGGAAATAATAGGTGAGATTAGCGGTAGTATCATTGCTCCTAATGCAGAATCGGTTGATGCTGAAGGTCCCGAGGTTATCAATGACCATGTAAAGTATGCTCGTGGTACTTCTGAAAACCATAAAGCGCTTGTTGAAGCCGGTCTTTACGGTATTTCACTTCCTCGCAAGTACAATGGGCTTAACTTCCCAATGGTGGTCTACGTTATGGCTGGAGAACTCGTTTCCCGTGCCGACGCAGGTTTTGCCAATATTTGGGGTCTCCAAGATTGTGCTGAAACGTTACATGAGTTTGCCACCGAAGAGCAGAAGATGCACTATCTGCCACAAACGGCTGATGGTAAAACCTATGCCATGGATCTTACCGAGCCGGATGCTGGTTCTGATCTTCAAAAAGTGATGCTCAAGGCTCACTACGATGAAAAGAGAGGCACTTGGTTGCTCAATGGTGTAAAACGCTTTATTACCAACGGCGATGCCGATATTAGCCTTGTTCTTGCTCGTTCCGAAGAGGGAACCACCGATGCTCGGGGGTTGTCGCTTTTCGTCTACGACAAGAGTCATAATACAATGAAAGTAAGGAGAATTGAACATAAGTTAGGTATCATTGGATCCCCAACGTGTGAACTCGTCTTTACTAATGCCCCTGCTGAATTGATTGGCGATCGCAAAATGGGACTTATCAAGTATGTAATGTCTCTTATGAATGGCGCTCGGTTAGGTGTTGGCGGACAAAGTGTTGGGCTTTCTGAAGCCGCATACCGTGAAGCTGTTAAGTATGCCAATGAGCGGACCCAATTCGGAAAGCCAATTATTAAGTTTCCTGCAGTATATGAGATGCTCACTGACATGCGCGTCAAGTTGCATGGCTCTCGTTCGTTGCTCTATGAAACCAGCCGTTTTGTAGATATTTACAAGGCATACATGCACGTGGCAAGTGAGCGTAAGCTGGAGAAGGAGGAGCGCGATGAAATGAAGGAGTATCAAAAACTTGCTGATGCTTACACTCCACTGTTAAAAATGTTGACTTCGGAGTATAGCAATCAAATTGCCTACGATTCACTTCAAATTCATGGTGGTGCTGGTTTTATGAAGGATTTTCCTATTGAACGAATCTATCGTGACGCACGTATCACCACCATTTACGAAGGAACATCTCAACTTCAAGTTGTTGCTGCGATTAAGGGTGTTACCACGGGTGTTTACTTGAGCCAAATGAAGGCTTACGCTCAAACTGAGATTGCTCCAGATCGTGAGCATTTGCGTCGTACTTTGGTTGAAATGACCGAAGAGTATGCTCAAACTTCAGCTAGGGTTATAGAAGTGAATGATGCTGAATATCTCGACTTCCACGCACGTAGGCTTGTAGAAATGGCCGGAAACATTATTCTCGGATTCTTACTCTTACTGGATTCAACTAGGGAAGAACTCTTTCTTAATTCTGCCGAAATCTTTGTACGCAAAGGTGAGGGTCAGAACCGAGATAAAGCCGTTTATATTAAGAATTTTGAACTAAAAGATATTGGTCATTTTAAAATGACTGAATAA